In Thermosphaera sp., a genomic segment contains:
- the udp gene encoding uridine phosphorylase, giving the protein METRWKSASTPETIDRKQYHLEIKPGDVSRYVLLPGDPGRVEMIAGFWDKSWRVSAHREYVTYSGFYKDVFISATSTGIGGPATAIAVEELARVGSDTFIRVGTTGALIKEIGVGDLIISTGAVRLEGTSKHYVMPEYPAIASLDVTLALIEAAESLGINYHVGITASSDSFYVGQERPGFKGYLPPFQRGLIDFLRSVRVLNFEMEASVIFTLASIYDLRAGAVCAAIANRETNEFSPGAGVKEAIMVANEAVRILSEWDAELARKGRKIITPSLIVETYLKKGGR; this is encoded by the coding sequence TTGGAGACGCGCTGGAAAAGTGCAAGTACGCCTGAGACTATAGATAGAAAACAATATCATTTAGAAATAAAGCCTGGGGATGTAAGTCGATATGTTCTCCTCCCAGGCGACCCCGGAAGAGTAGAGATGATTGCAGGTTTCTGGGATAAGAGCTGGAGAGTGTCAGCCCACAGAGAATATGTAACGTACAGCGGATTTTACAAAGACGTGTTCATTTCAGCCACGAGCACAGGCATAGGGGGTCCCGCGACGGCAATAGCCGTCGAAGAACTAGCAAGAGTTGGTTCCGACACTTTCATACGCGTTGGAACCACAGGAGCATTGATCAAAGAGATAGGAGTTGGAGACTTGATCATTTCCACAGGAGCAGTGAGGCTCGAGGGAACGAGCAAACACTACGTCATGCCAGAGTATCCCGCCATTGCAAGCCTTGATGTAACATTGGCTCTGATCGAGGCCGCTGAATCATTGGGGATTAATTACCACGTTGGAATAACCGCTAGTAGCGACAGCTTCTACGTGGGACAAGAACGGCCCGGGTTCAAAGGATACCTTCCGCCGTTTCAAAGAGGTCTCATAGACTTCTTGAGAAGTGTCAGAGTATTAAACTTCGAGATGGAGGCTTCCGTGATTTTCACTCTCGCAAGTATCTACGACTTAAGGGCCGGGGCCGTATGTGCAGCGATCGCTAATCGCGAGACAAACGAGTTCAGCCCTGGTGCAGGAGTCAAGGAGGCTATAATGGTTGCCAATGAAGCTGTCAGAATTCTCAGCGAATGGGATGCAGAATTAGCAAGGAAGGGTAGAAAAATAATAACGCCCTCTCTCATTGTGGAGACTTACCTTAAGAAGGGTGGCAGATGA
- a CDS encoding PfkB family carbohydrate kinase, with the protein MTGRSKSYIHVSVGNLNLDVVTYVERPIGPDESLIAESLEIRPGGAAANYAVATVWFGHKSFLISSISNHELARTALQKVYERGVVTTYVKTVDDAPGMVIIMVYPDGNRSMIRFLGANRSLSPGDVPLELLKESNVVHMASINPSIACEIASVAKKYVPLVSYDPGGFVATAKSKVLKTLKHVNLLFLNKEEAFTLSEGSITRLLDYDVEILAVKLGSKGAVAFTNNKAWHSFAEPVEKIVDTTGSGDAFNAVFNSVYIETGDLERALKYGVAAGTLKASCRGSFICKDKRVLRKQLLKTIVKPFTGDLTDVIRD; encoded by the coding sequence ATGACGGGTAGATCAAAAAGCTATATTCACGTGAGCGTTGGGAACCTAAATTTAGATGTTGTCACATACGTGGAGAGGCCTATAGGTCCTGACGAGAGCTTAATTGCGGAGAGCCTGGAGATCCGCCCAGGCGGTGCTGCAGCCAACTACGCAGTAGCTACGGTCTGGTTTGGACATAAATCTTTTCTCATATCTTCAATATCGAACCACGAGCTAGCTCGAACAGCGCTTCAAAAAGTTTATGAAAGAGGAGTCGTCACAACCTATGTGAAAACCGTTGACGACGCTCCAGGCATGGTTATCATAATGGTTTACCCTGATGGAAATAGGTCTATGATTCGGTTTTTAGGTGCAAACAGGTCGTTGTCCCCTGGAGACGTACCCCTCGAACTTTTAAAAGAGTCGAATGTCGTTCACATGGCCTCTATTAATCCAAGCATAGCCTGCGAGATAGCGAGTGTAGCTAAGAAGTATGTCCCGCTGGTATCTTATGATCCAGGGGGGTTCGTTGCAACCGCAAAATCCAAGGTCTTAAAAACCCTCAAGCATGTCAACCTGCTCTTCTTGAACAAGGAGGAGGCATTTACGTTGTCTGAAGGATCTATTACGAGATTACTTGATTACGATGTTGAGATTCTAGCGGTGAAGCTTGGAAGTAAAGGAGCGGTAGCATTCACGAATAATAAGGCATGGCACTCCTTTGCCGAGCCTGTCGAGAAGATAGTGGACACTACTGGATCAGGGGATGCTTTCAACGCAGTTTTCAACTCTGTTTACATTGAGACCGGAGATTTAGAGAGGGCGTTGAAATATGGGGTCGCTGCGGGAACTCTTAAGGCTTCGTGCCGAGGTAGCTTTATATGCAAGGACAAGAGAGTCCTTAGGAAACAGTTGTTGAAAACCATCGTTAAGCCTTTTACAGGGGACTTAACAGATGTGATTAGAGATTAA